One genomic segment of Manis pentadactyla isolate mManPen7 chromosome 1, mManPen7.hap1, whole genome shotgun sequence includes these proteins:
- the BCL6 gene encoding B-cell lymphoma 6 protein: protein MASPADSCIQFTRHASDVLLNLNRLRSRDILTDVVIVVSREQFRAHKTVLMACSGLFYSIFTDQLKCNLSVINLDPEINPEGFCILLDFMYTSRLNLREGNIMAVMATAMYLQMEHVVDTCRKFIKASEAEMVPAIKPPREEFLNSRMLMPQDIMAYRGREVVESNLPLRNVTGCESRAFAPSLYSGLSTPPASYPVYSHLPVSSFFFSDEELRDARMPVANPFPKERALPCDSARPVPGEYSRPAIEISPSVCHSNIYSPKEAAPEETRSDMHYSVADGPKPAAPSARNAPYFPCDKAGKEEERPSSEDEIALHFEPPNAPLNRKGLVSPQSPQKSDCQPNSPTESCSSKNACILQTSGSPAAKSPTDPKACNWKKYKFIVLNSLNQNAKPEGPEQAELGRLSPRAYTAPPACQPPMEPENLDLQSPTKLSVSGEDSTIPQASRLNNIVNRSLTGSPRSSSESHSPLYLHPPKCTSCGSQSPQHAEMCLHTTGPAFPEEMGETQSEYSDSSCENGAFFCNECDCRFSEEASLKRHTLQTHSDKPYKCDRCQASFRYKGNLASHKTVHTGEKPYRCNICGAQFNRPANLKTHTRIHSGEKPYKCETCGARFVQVAHLRAHVLIHTGEKPYPCEICGTRFRHLQTLKSHLRIHTGEKPYHCEKCNLHFRHKSQLRLHLRQKHGAITNTKVQYRVSATDLPPELPKAC, encoded by the exons ATGGCCTCACCAGCTGACAGCTGTATCCAGTTCACCCGCCATGCCAGTGACGTTCTTCTCAACCTTAATCGCCTCCGGAGCCGTGACATCTTGACTGATGTTGTCATAGTAGTGAGCCGTGAGCAGTTTCGAGCCCATAAGACGGTCCTCATGGCCTGCAG tgGCCTGTTCTACAGCATCTTCACAGACCAGTTGAAATGCAATCTTAGTGTGATTAATCTGGATCCTGAGATCAACCCTGAGGGATTCTGCATCCTCTTGGACTTCATGTACACATCTCGGCTTAATCTGAGGGAGGGCAACATCATGGCGGTGATGGCCACGGCTATGTACCTGCAGATGGAGCATGTTGTGGACACTTGCCGGAAGTTTATCAAGGCTAG tgAAGCAGAGATGGTTCCTGCCATCAAGCCACCCCGGGAAGAGTTCCTGAACAGCCGGATGCTGATGCCCCAAGACATCATGGCGTACCGGGGTCGGGAGGTGGTGGAGAGCAACCTGCCACTAAGGAACGTCACTGGGTGTGAGAGCAGAGCCTTTGCTCCCAGCCTGTACAGTGGCCTTTCTACGCCGCCagcctcttaccctgtgtatagCCACCTCCCCGTCAGCAGCTTCTTCTTCTCTGATGAGGAGCTGCGGGATGCCCGGATGCCTGTGGCCAACCCCTTCCCCAAGGAGCGGGCCCTTCCCTGCGACAGTGCCAGGCCAGTCCCTGGTGAGTACAGCCGGCCAGCCATAGAGATCTCCCCCAGCGTCTGCCACAGCAACATCTACTCACCCAAGGAGGCAGCCCCAGAAGAGACACGGAGTGACATGCACTACAGTGTGGCTGACGGCCCCAAGCCTGCAGCCCCCTCAGCCCGGAATGCCCCATACTTCCCCTGTGACAAGGCCGGCAAGGAGGAAGAGAGGCCCTCCTCAGAGGATGAGATTGCCCTGCATTTCGAGCCCCCCAATGCACCCCTGAACCGGAAGGGTCTGGTTAGTCCACAGAGCCCCCAGAAGTCCGACTGCCAGCCCAACTCGCCCACAGAATCCTGTAGCAGCAAGAATGCATGCATCCTGCAGACCTCTGGCTCACCTGCAGCCAAGAGTCCCACTGACCCCAAAGCCTGCAACTGGAAGAAATACAAGTTCATCGTGCTCAACAGCCTCAATCAGAATGCCAAACCAGAGGGGCCTGAGCAGGCTGAGCTGGGCCGCCTCTCCCCTCGAGCTTACACTGCCCCACCAGCCTGCCAGCCTCCCATGGAGCCTGAGAACCTTGACCTCCAGTCCCCAACCAAACTCAGTGTCAGCGGGGAGGACTCCACCATCCCACAGGCCAGCCGGCTCAATAACATTGTCAACAG GTCCCTGACAGGCTCCCCACGAAGCAGCAGTGAGAGCCACTCGCCACTCTACCTACACCCCCCCAAGTGCACGTCCTGTGGCTCTCAGTCCCCCCAGCATGCAGAGATGTGTCTGCACACCACGGGTCCCGCGTTCCCCGAGGAGATGGGCGAGACCCAGTCTGAGTACTCGGATTCCAGCTGTG AGAATGGGGCCTTCTTCTGCAATGAGTGTGACTGCCGCTTCTCTGAGGAGGCCTCACTCAAGAGGCACACGCTGCAGACCCACAGTGACAAACCCTACAAGTGTGACCGCTGCCAGGCCTCCTTCCGCTACAAGGGCAACCTCGCCAGCCACAAGACCGTCCATACGG GTGAGAAACCTTACCGCTGTAACATCTGTGGGGCACAGTTCAACCGGCCAGCCAACCTGAAAACCCACACTCGAATTCACTCTGGAGAGAAGCCCTACAAATGCGAAACCTGCGGAGCAAGATTTGTGCAA GTGGCCCACCTCCGTGCCCACGTGCTCATCCACACTGGTGAGAAGCCCTATCCCTGTGAAATCTGCGGCACCCGTTTCCGGCACCTTCAGACTCTGAAGAGCCACCTGCGAATCCACACGGGAGAGAAGCCGTACCAT TGCGAGAAGTGTAACCTGCATTTTCGCCACAAAAGTCAGCTGCGTCTTCACTTGCGCCAGAAGCACGGCGCCATCACCAACACCAAGGTGCAATACCGTGTGTCCGCCACCGACCTGCCCCCGGAGCTCCCCAAAGCCTGCTGA